CCTTTCTCTTCTTGGTTGCACTTAATCTCTCTGTTGCCTTCTTCCTCATATCTTCTGCCATAACCTTCTCGTCATCCACCCTCTCTTTCCTTTCCCTTTCCCAGTCCTCTATAAGCTCGTTGTAGTCTGTAAGCATCTGGTGCTTTTCATCGTACATCACCTCTACCCCACTGTCTCTCTTCTCcttcttctctttttttaaaaagtcttCATGCAGACTATTAAACCTCTTTCTCACCGACCTTTGAGTGACCTTAAACCCatggttttcttttaaattgaGGGCGATTTTGTCCCACTTCTGTCCTTTCTCTTTTGATGCGTAAGGATGCTTGTGAGGCTCCTCCGCAATAACCTCTTTCAGAAGTGAGACATCCCTGTCAAATTTCCATATAAAGAGCTCTCTTTTTTCCGCCACTTTTTTATCCTCAGACATTTTGTACTGTAGGAAAAATCAAGATTGAGTCTATTAAGCGTCTGAATTTAGTCAATTACAGAAAATTACGAGTACTTAGGCTTATAGTCAAAAAGATGAAGTTTGTTTACATTGCAGTGTTACGGTGGCAAATGCTCACTGTTATCAAACATGTTGGGAACAATAAAAACGAAAAATGTGGGCGTGAAAAAAACTTAAGCGAAACTTTCAGCCCTTAGTTAGCCCTCcgaatatatattttctgaAAATGATCGTTAGGGTAACTGAATTATGCAAATTTTATCGTAAATgaacaatcaaaacaatacgAGAAAAGCAACAAAGGGAAGACCGCGAAGTTTTAGCCGCTTTATTTGTATCTCAAAAAACGATAGATATGCATCTTCTTTTTACAGAGTTGCTTGAATTCTTTATCACATTTACCTTAAACAACACTGTCAATAATTCCTTTAGACTTTTGATAAACAGAAtgatttgcaaaaataaaaaacataccTTGAACAAACTGGTCCCGTGAGTACCACTTTGCTGTGTAAACTTGTCGTCGCCCACTCGAGGGCGACCAG
The sequence above is a segment of the Nematostella vectensis chromosome 2, jaNemVect1.1, whole genome shotgun sequence genome. Coding sequences within it:
- the LOC125561095 gene encoding mRNA export factor GLE1-like produces the protein MACHGHATVKTGRPRVGDDKFTQQSGTHGTSLFKYKMSEDKKVAEKRELFIWKFDRDVSLLKEVIAEEPHKHPYASKEKGQKWDKIALNLKENHGFKVTQRSVRKRFNSLHEDFLKKEKKEKRDSGVEVMYDEKHQMLTDYNELIEDWERERKERVDDEKVMAEDMRKKATERLSATKKRKESGEDKGEEDQPKRKTQRSLVQLMEQSIAVRSQERARELEIRENELKQQQQFHGFLLQQQQQAQQMHMQQQQQQQAMNMAMMNVLTEMLNAVKNART